TTATAATCTTATCAATAactgttatttttaaattttattgtttaaatattatatatatcttttatttatttcacctaatatttcatactttatttaatatatCTATTTTTGAATAAGATGTGATgttaaaatattttcttatttcattttgaCTTTGTTTTGTCATTTTAACTAatctattatataatttaaaattttaactcaaTTATAAAATTGCCCAAaacttattatttatataaaataataaataatattttaaaagtgtttttatttttatacaaaatcTAAAAATTACATATCATATTAAGATTTAAATTGAAGGTATCGTGATCTCTATTATTTTAGCTTTACTATATCAACTAAAATTAAACTtggtttttatattaatatttaaaaattatcacATAAAAATTTCGCCTGTGATATgccataatttaattttttatagtatattaattttataaaatatttaaaatgtgttataaatttaaacttttttCACACTATATTTAAATTGGGATAAGGAGAGAAAAGGATATGAAAGTAACAGAAAAGAAGAACTTTTCCATATCAATCCAAATAAGGAAAAGTTCAAGTAAAACAAAGTAAAGGacaaaaaagaagagaaattgaGTATACCTTACTTTCCTTTAAAATATGGttaaaaattaggaaaaaaaacGGAAAGgaattttaaaatgtaaattattatttttctttttcattttctatataaattattttataaaaggacataattttaaaaatcaattttttctttttccttatttTCCTTCATTTAATATAGTTATTTTAAACATAGGATAAAAGGTTTATcggtttctattttcttttgtcACCCAAACCACACGCACCCCAATAAGGCGGCAAAGACCAATTATTCGTTCACAAAAGAAACGACGTTAAAAAACGGCGTTGCGCCGTTTGCCGCCAAATCACCCATCACGTTCACTCCCTGGTAGCATACTCCTCCATCCTCCGGTTAAATCTGGAACCAGAGTTAGTGAAGTCAGTTAGTTAATTTTTGCAATAAAACaatacttaaagagaagaaaccAAAGAAAGGAAGAATCAAAGTGACAGGCAGACAACAATCGCGTAATATAAGACACACGCTCAGCGGTTTTCGGGGATTCTTTGCAACGGCGTTCACTTTTCAGAGAGATTCTGCGAGGGGTTAAGAAAATAGAAAGCGGAAAGCGGTTTGGCGAGGTGGTTTTGCAACGTTGAAAGTGGTTTTTGATTACGTTGTTAGATCTGGGGGTTGATACGGTGTGGCAAAGAGGCGGAGAAGAGAAAAAGTGAATTTGAATTAGATTTGTTAATAATTCGTAGCCTGAAGGATTTAATTTGTTTTTGGAGTTTGTTGACAGTTGTTGTTGCTTGTTGTTGACTTAAAGAGAGTTTTGAGAGAGAGTTCAATGATGGCGAATCGGGTAGTCTCGTTTTCGCAGACAAATAATGTCTCCTCTGAAGGTAAAAAGAGAACACAAATATTCAGCTTCTTTTAGTTTTTGTTTGCTTTTTTCCTGGAAAACTTTTGAAACTTTCCATGTTCCTTTTGACTGATAGGAAATGGATGCGATGATCTGTACATGGAATTATGGAAGTTATGTGCCGGACCACTGGTTGAGGTTCCTCGTGCAGAACAGAGAGTGTATTATTTTCCTCAAGGACATATGGAACAGGCAAACCTCTTTTCACTTTTCGCATtcatactcttttttttttttttcaaatttccttttttttaaatgattaatttcttCTTGGATTTGTTGATTGAGATACTGCTATTTTTGGTGGGGGATTGTTTTAGTTGGAAGCATCCACGAATCAGACGTTGAATCAGAGGATTCCGTTGTTTAATCTTCCATCGAAGATTCTTTGCCGTGTCGTTCATATTCAGTTGCTGGTAATATTAACAGCTATGATTTCTAGTTGTGATTTTTGTTTACGGAGAAAATAAAAATGGAGTAATTATTAGGATCCCATTATTGTTTTTGATCTTGAGAAGAatgtttgttgttgttgtttttttttttttggagtatTTGTTTTTCTGCTCGATAAATTGAGATTTCGGTTagatttctaagtgattttgactaAGCGGATCTTTATATTATTCTGTCAACATGATTGATTTGGGGATAACTTTCATGGACTTTCTAGGCTGAAAAAGAAACAGATGAAGTTTATGCACAAGTGACTTTACTGCCGGAACCAAGTGTAAGAATCAATCCTTTTCCTTTATGATTTGTACATTTTTAAGTATTGAAATACACATgaaattatttcttttttatttttgcatCTCTAGCAATCTGAGCCAACAACCCCTGATCTGTGCCCCCCTGAGTCTCAAAGACCTACAGTCCACTCATTCTGCAAGGTTTTAACTGCATCAGATACAAGCACCCATGGAGGATTTTCTGTTCTTCGCAAACATGCTACTGATTGCCTTCCTAAACTGGTACGAGTATCTAGATCGTGCTATTTGTTTTGCCTTCTTCACTTTTTGTTttaaatctcttttttttttttttttgatatctTTACATGGATGTCTTTAAGGACATGAATGATGCAACGCCAACCCAGGAATTGGTTGCAAAGGATCTTCATGGTTATGAGTGGCGCTTTAAGCATATTTTCAGAGGTATATGAACACGTGATTTTTGTTGTCTTTCGTGTTCAGTCATTTGATATTATAAGTGCTCCTATGGTTTTATTAGACGTGAGATACGTTAAGCCTCCATTATTCGTAAACATTATTTATATGTATCTGATTAAATGAGCAGGCCAACCAAGGAGACATTTGCTTACAACAGGATGGAGTACGTTTGTTACTTCAAAGAGATTAGTAGCTGGTGACTCCTTTGTGTTTTTGAGGTAGATTACTTTTGCATTTTTTCTACTTTGATGTCCGTCTATGTTCACCCTGAGCATGTTCTGGCTTTCTTTGGTTTTGTTCATCTCTCGTGTTAATGGGGTATTCATTTAATACTTGGCTATTTAGAGGGGAAAATGGTGAGCTACGTGTTGGAGTGAGGCGTGTTGTTCGCCAACATAGCATCATGCCGTCGTCAGTGATTTCAAGTCAGAGCATGCATGTAGGAGTGCTTGCAACTGCATCTCATGCAGTTTCAACACAAACCCTCTTTGTTGTCTACTATAAGCCAAGGTATGATATTTACAGATTTGTTAACATTGGAGATAAACATGATATTTCTTTACTAATATTTGTCTTGTGTAAAATATCAGGACAAGTCAGTTCATCATTGGGTTGAACAAATATTTAGAGGCTCTTAGTAATAAGTTTGCTGTTGGCATGAGATTTAAGATGAAGTTTGAAGGGGAGGATTCTCCTGAGAGAAGGTAGTGGAACTTAATTAAATGATCGCTTTTAATCCGTGATTGTTTGATCTCTTCTGTAAACACTCAACCTATCTTGATTGATGATAAAGGTTTTCTGGCACGATCGTGGGGGTTGAAGATTTCTCTCCTCTTTGGAAAGATTCAAAATGGCGATCATTGAAGGTACCTTCTTACATGCTTCCTTCAAGTCTAAGTTGAATAATTTTGGCAGTATAAGACCGATTGTTCTTGGTCTGATCTGTTCATAATCATATGGGATTGGGGAAAGGCGGAGGACTATAATTACTATTTGTCAACAGGTACAATGGGATGAACCTGCCTCTATCCCAAGGCCTGATAGGGTTTCACCGTGGGAGATAGAACCCTTTGCTGCTCCCATTCCACCTTCTTTGACTCAACCAGTTGCAGCTAAGAACAAAAGGCCCCGGCCACCTGCTGAAATTCCTGCCACGGGTAAAGATATGTTTTCCTTATTTGACGCCTCTTCTGTTATGCTTTTGTTTCTGATAATCGAATGATCCAATCTTATTTGAATAATATAGATTTATCTTCAACGACATCAGCTCCTTATTCTGGAGT
This is a stretch of genomic DNA from Gossypium arboreum isolate Shixiya-1 chromosome 11, ASM2569848v2, whole genome shotgun sequence. It encodes these proteins:
- the LOC108453220 gene encoding auxin response factor 9-like; this encodes MMANRVVSFSQTNNVSSEGNGCDDLYMELWKLCAGPLVEVPRAEQRVYYFPQGHMEQLEASTNQTLNQRIPLFNLPSKILCRVVHIQLLAEKETDEVYAQVTLLPEPSQSEPTTPDLCPPESQRPTVHSFCKVLTASDTSTHGGFSVLRKHATDCLPKLDMNDATPTQELVAKDLHGYEWRFKHIFRGQPRRHLLTTGWSTFVTSKRLVAGDSFVFLRGENGELRVGVRRVVRQHSIMPSSVISSQSMHVGVLATASHAVSTQTLFVVYYKPRTSQFIIGLNKYLEALSNKFAVGMRFKMKFEGEDSPERRFSGTIVGVEDFSPLWKDSKWRSLKVQWDEPASIPRPDRVSPWEIEPFAAPIPPSLTQPVAAKNKRPRPPAEIPATDLSSTTSAPYSGVTHCHDLTPQNIAAEPKGNENPVMGHHMWTEMSSGCSSVVQTLNKGSWLSSPGTCVPHHLFPEAREDKTRFSAWPVPSGFSNPQLNEDSTFDSTEKAKRSETSASCRLFGIDLINHSASSTPLERTPAQLSTMIMGITEVPGPSNLSSTYSDQKSEISKDSKEKKLEQLQLSAKENQSMQSCSSFTRSRTKVQMQGIAVGRAVDLAMFEGYDQLIDELEEMFDIKGELRPRNKWEIVYTDDEGDMMLVGDDPWPEFCNMVRRIFICSSQDVKKLKTGSKLPLASIEGEGTVISSDSSEN